One Natronomonas moolapensis 8.8.11 genomic region harbors:
- a CDS encoding DUF418 domain-containing protein, protein MSEPSGPTPPAERILSLDVLRGFALLGILVINVQLFSMPELTLLNPTIYGDLTGANYWAWLLSHVFFEGKFITLFTFLFGAGVVLFTRGDKAGRSARSLYTRRSAWLVVFGLGHAYLLWYGDILFSYGVCAFVVVALRDRSVRSLLVLGALLYAVPSAIEVLSGLRSGAAAIGDSWRPAASVLRAEVETYRGGWLAQMDHRVPSSFQRQTAGLLGYTAWRVSGAMLFGMALFKSGVLTNDRDPRVYSRLIAVGGAVGIGTVVAGVAYIQAADWSAGAALFWRQFNYWGALPLAAAYVGVIARYCRWRPTGIETRALSAVGRTAFSNYLFQTVLATSVFYGHGLGLFGSVSRVEALGVAVAIWATQIPLSVFWLRRFRYGPMEWLWRVLTYGRLQPLRTPGEGDGEG, encoded by the coding sequence ATGAGCGAACCGAGCGGCCCGACCCCGCCCGCCGAACGCATCCTGAGCCTCGACGTCCTCCGGGGGTTTGCCCTCCTCGGCATCCTGGTGATCAACGTCCAGTTGTTCTCGATGCCGGAGCTGACGCTTCTCAATCCGACGATCTACGGCGATCTGACGGGGGCGAACTACTGGGCGTGGCTCCTCAGTCACGTCTTCTTCGAGGGGAAGTTCATCACGCTGTTTACGTTCCTCTTCGGGGCCGGCGTCGTGTTATTCACCCGGGGTGACAAGGCGGGTCGATCCGCTCGATCGCTGTACACCCGCCGGTCGGCGTGGCTCGTCGTCTTCGGCCTCGGGCACGCCTACCTGCTTTGGTACGGCGACATCCTGTTTTCCTACGGCGTCTGTGCGTTCGTCGTCGTCGCACTCCGGGACCGCTCCGTCCGGTCGCTTCTCGTCCTCGGCGCGCTGCTGTATGCGGTCCCGTCGGCCATCGAGGTCCTCTCGGGGCTGCGTTCGGGTGCGGCCGCCATCGGCGATTCGTGGCGGCCGGCGGCGTCGGTCCTCCGGGCCGAGGTCGAGACCTACCGCGGCGGTTGGTTGGCCCAGATGGACCACCGGGTTCCGTCGTCGTTCCAGCGGCAGACCGCAGGCCTGCTCGGCTACACCGCCTGGCGCGTCAGCGGCGCGATGCTGTTCGGGATGGCGCTTTTCAAATCCGGTGTCCTGACCAACGACCGCGATCCACGGGTCTACAGCCGGCTGATCGCCGTCGGGGGCGCGGTCGGAATCGGAACCGTCGTCGCCGGCGTTGCCTACATCCAGGCGGCCGACTGGAGCGCCGGCGCGGCGCTGTTTTGGCGGCAGTTCAATTACTGGGGCGCGCTGCCGTTGGCCGCCGCCTACGTCGGTGTGATCGCTCGGTATTGCCGGTGGCGTCCGACGGGGATCGAAACCCGCGCGCTGTCGGCCGTCGGCCGGACAGCGTTCAGCAACTACCTCTTCCAGACGGTCCTCGCCACGTCGGTGTTTTACGGCCACGGGTTGGGGCTGTTCGGCTCGGTCAGCCGGGTGGAGGCGCTAGGCGTCGCCGTGGCCATCTGGGCGACCCAGATCCCGCTGTCCGTGTTTTGGCTGCGGCGGTTCCGGTACGGCCCGATGGAGTGGCTCTGGCGCGTGCTGACCTACGGGCGGCTCCAGCCGCTCCGAACGCCGGGCGAGGGTGACGGCGAGGGATAG
- a CDS encoding potassium channel family protein: MSTDLRVVIVGGQHVGYNAARNLSKRGHDVVIIEKDPDRVAFLSEQYDATVIEGDGGRRSILEQAGLERSDVFAALTGYGAMTNIGICTMARKVQQDIGTVARIDHGEKDEYAGLVDQVVYPEELAAHAATNEIIHVAGGGVQAVEHVTDDLTLLEITVAEDAPVANRELQSVAFPRGAIVVAGRDSNQLPGPEMVLEPGLRYLVAVRTDISDEVVRLLRG, translated from the coding sequence ATGAGCACCGATCTGCGAGTCGTCATCGTCGGCGGCCAGCACGTCGGCTACAACGCTGCACGGAACCTCTCGAAACGCGGCCACGACGTTGTGATAATCGAAAAGGACCCGGATCGGGTGGCGTTCCTCAGCGAGCAGTACGACGCGACCGTTATCGAGGGGGACGGCGGTCGGCGGTCGATCCTCGAACAAGCGGGTCTCGAGCGGAGCGACGTCTTCGCAGCGTTGACCGGGTACGGGGCGATGACCAACATCGGCATCTGTACGATGGCACGGAAGGTCCAACAGGATATCGGGACCGTCGCGCGGATCGACCACGGCGAAAAAGACGAGTACGCCGGACTCGTCGATCAAGTGGTCTACCCCGAAGAGCTGGCGGCACACGCCGCGACCAACGAGATCATACACGTCGCGGGCGGCGGCGTGCAGGCTGTCGAGCACGTCACCGACGATCTCACGCTGCTGGAGATCACGGTCGCCGAGGACGCGCCGGTCGCCAACCGGGAGCTCCAATCCGTCGCCTTTCCGCGGGGGGCCATCGTCGTCGCCGGACGCGACAGCAACCAACTCCCCGGGCCGGAGATGGTTCTCGAACCCGGGCTCCGGTATCTGGTCGCCGTCAGAACCGACATCTCCGACGAAGTGGTCCGGTTGCTCAGAGGATGA
- a CDS encoding APC family permease, whose translation MSSHDQRTPEAELTLLDATMIGMGAMIGAGIFVLTGLAAEISGPAALLVFLLNGVVTAFTGLSYAELASAIPKSGGGYAFVREIFDDFGSFIMGWMLWFAYMIAGALYALGFAPNFLELLHVYGVVAPPDQVGAVVIPLLGIGVPAKFVLAFVAVAGLVALNAASTAASGSAETAFTIIKVSILVVFVAFGFFSAGGGGETSFTFQNFDPLFPESAGAFSILPAMGLTFIAFEGYDLITTVTEEVENPRENIPKAIFLSLGATVLVYLLVVTVAIGTLGAEELAAAGEAGIAAAATSFMPTGVPLIQNGGALIVFGAVFSTITALNAVVIASSRVAFSMGREGQLLPSIGRIHYRFGTPFVAVLLSAVVMLGSVVLPTQSAGNMSSLFFLLSFIVVNVAVIRLRRKRPNMNRPYEIPYYPVPPILGIVLNSVLAVVLIGFLVQTDLLALLLSAGWLVVGGVMYVALNRYRARGDDADSTAEQPTVDEPTEE comes from the coding sequence ATGAGCAGCCACGATCAGCGAACGCCCGAAGCTGAACTGACCCTGCTGGACGCGACGATGATCGGCATGGGGGCGATGATCGGCGCGGGCATCTTCGTGCTCACCGGCCTCGCGGCGGAGATTTCCGGGCCAGCCGCGCTACTCGTGTTCCTCCTGAACGGGGTCGTGACCGCGTTCACGGGGCTCTCGTACGCGGAACTGGCCTCCGCGATCCCGAAAAGCGGCGGCGGTTACGCCTTCGTCCGGGAGATCTTCGACGACTTCGGCTCGTTCATTATGGGCTGGATGCTCTGGTTCGCGTACATGATCGCCGGCGCGCTGTACGCGCTCGGGTTCGCGCCAAACTTCCTCGAGTTACTCCACGTCTACGGCGTCGTGGCGCCGCCGGATCAGGTGGGTGCTGTCGTGATTCCGCTGTTGGGGATCGGCGTTCCCGCGAAGTTCGTCCTCGCGTTCGTCGCGGTCGCGGGACTCGTCGCGCTGAATGCCGCGTCCACGGCCGCAAGCGGGAGTGCCGAAACGGCGTTCACGATCATCAAGGTCTCAATCTTGGTGGTGTTCGTCGCGTTCGGGTTCTTTTCGGCCGGTGGCGGCGGCGAAACCAGTTTCACGTTCCAGAACTTCGACCCGCTGTTTCCGGAGAGTGCCGGCGCGTTCAGCATCCTCCCAGCCATGGGGCTCACGTTCATCGCGTTCGAGGGGTACGACCTCATCACGACTGTCACCGAGGAGGTAGAGAACCCCCGCGAGAACATACCCAAGGCGATCTTCCTGAGTTTGGGTGCGACCGTGCTCGTGTACCTTCTGGTCGTAACGGTCGCCATCGGCACGCTGGGTGCCGAGGAGTTGGCTGCCGCCGGTGAGGCCGGAATCGCGGCGGCGGCAACCTCGTTCATGCCGACCGGCGTCCCGCTCATCCAGAACGGCGGCGCACTCATCGTCTTCGGCGCCGTGTTCTCGACGATCACCGCGCTGAACGCGGTGGTGATCGCCTCCTCGCGGGTCGCGTTCTCGATGGGTCGGGAGGGGCAGTTGCTGCCGTCGATCGGTCGGATCCACTACCGGTTCGGGACGCCGTTCGTCGCGGTGCTTTTGAGCGCGGTCGTCATGCTCGGATCGGTCGTGCTCCCGACACAGAGCGCGGGGAACATGTCGAGTCTGTTCTTTCTTCTGTCGTTCATCGTGGTGAACGTCGCGGTGATCAGGCTCCGCCGGAAGCGGCCGAACATGAACCGTCCCTATGAGATCCCGTACTACCCGGTTCCGCCGATTCTAGGCATCGTCCTGAACAGCGTGCTCGCCGTCGTTTTGATCGGCTTCCTCGTGCAGACAGACCTGCTCGCGCTCCTGCTCAGCGCCGGGTGGTTGGTGGTCGGCGGGGTGATGTACGTCGCACTCAACAGATACCGGGCACGAGGGGACGACGCCGATTCGACGGCGGAACAGCCGACCGTAGACGAGCCCACAGAGGAGTGA
- a CDS encoding FxsA family protein codes for MYLRLIGIALLVPLADVLLLVVLATGLGPVTIGPAATVAVVVLTALIGLLLVRAEGRHTIRKIQRKLARGDPPTDELLDGALLLVAGALMLTPGLVTDLLGLVLVLPPTRYPIRLVVKRYVVKPYIDDKTDGFASGNVYIGGFPGGDGDASGFGGGFGGQSPGPGPGPGPDTDAGAADYDGETVEMGEEDYEFEDVSGTDDGDDGASRDR; via the coding sequence ATGTATCTGCGGCTCATCGGGATCGCGCTGCTCGTCCCCCTCGCGGACGTCCTGTTGCTCGTCGTCCTCGCGACCGGGCTGGGACCGGTGACGATCGGTCCGGCGGCGACGGTCGCCGTCGTCGTGTTGACCGCGCTGATCGGGCTCCTCTTGGTCCGGGCGGAGGGCCGCCACACGATCCGGAAGATTCAGCGCAAACTCGCGCGCGGCGACCCACCGACCGACGAACTGCTCGACGGCGCCTTGCTCCTCGTCGCCGGCGCGTTGATGCTCACGCCCGGCCTCGTCACCGACCTGCTCGGACTCGTTCTCGTGTTGCCGCCGACGCGGTACCCGATCCGACTGGTCGTCAAACGCTACGTCGTCAAGCCGTACATCGACGACAAGACCGACGGCTTCGCAAGCGGCAACGTCTACATCGGCGGGTTCCCCGGCGGTGACGGCGATGCGAGCGGGTTCGGGGGCGGCTTCGGCGGCCAGAGTCCGGGACCGGGGCCAGGGCCGGGGCCGGACACCGACGCCGGCGCCGCCGACTACGACGGCGAGACGGTCGAGATGGGCGAAGAGGACTACGAGTTCGAGGACGTCTCCGGGACTGACGACGGGGACGACGGCGCCTCGCGAGACCGATAA